Proteins encoded by one window of Streptomyces sp. ALI-76-A:
- a CDS encoding GNAT family N-acetyltransferase — MPVPHIRLATAEDEEALGRLDRAAWSPLHAVQPRPQPPYEPFFGERFGPRDHLVAELDGVLVGYIKLGFPTPLACNAHVRQIQGLVVAEQARGAGVGRSLLRAARERARSLGARRITLRVLGHNAPARALYESEGFVVEGVLPGEFLLEGRYVDDVLMGRSL; from the coding sequence ATGCCGGTACCGCACATACGCCTTGCCACCGCCGAGGACGAGGAGGCACTGGGCCGCCTCGACCGCGCCGCCTGGTCCCCGCTGCACGCCGTCCAGCCCCGCCCCCAGCCGCCGTACGAACCGTTCTTCGGCGAGCGGTTCGGGCCCCGGGACCATCTCGTCGCGGAACTCGACGGTGTGCTCGTCGGGTACATCAAGCTCGGGTTCCCGACCCCTCTCGCGTGCAACGCCCACGTCCGCCAGATCCAGGGGCTGGTGGTCGCCGAGCAGGCGCGGGGCGCCGGCGTCGGCCGTTCGCTGCTGCGGGCCGCGCGGGAACGGGCCCGCAGCCTCGGGGCGCGCCGGATCACCCTGCGGGTGCTCGGACACAACGCCCCGGCCCGGGCGCTCTACGAGTCCGAGGGCTTCGTGGTGGAGGGCGTGCTGCCCGGGGAGTTCCTGCTGGAGGGCCGGTACGTCGACGACGTGCTCATGGGACGCAGCCTCTGA